One Mobula hypostoma chromosome X2, sMobHyp1.1, whole genome shotgun sequence genomic window carries:
- the LOC134340786 gene encoding jupiter microtubule associated homolog 2-like: protein MSKTTTNQDLDSKDRSSSRVMQPPGGESSISLGLEENAKPVHSRPSKTASNIFGPPLQNQPVARRRNPPGGKSSGIFEAATTETPDRKQRRNPPGGKASGIFDIVEIPPKTPDIATGKGENSSGSSETENQMEAQGKKGECVPGPVESAQTEPVRRKRVPPGGWSTIVLG from the coding sequence ATGAGCAAGACAACCACCAACCAAGACCTGGACTCCAAGGATCGCAGCAGTTCCAGGGTGATGCAGCCTCCAGGTGGTGAATCCAGTATCTCATTGGGGCTGGAGGAAAATGCCAAACCAGTGCATTCCCGTCCAAGCAAAACCGCATCCAATATCTTTGGGCCACCATTGCAAAATCAACCTGTGGCTAGAAGAAGGAACCCGCCAGGTGGAAAAAGTAGTGGTATCTTTGAAGCAGCTACCACTGAAACACCTGATCGAAAGCAACGGAGAAATCCTCCTGGTGGCAAGGCAAGTGGCATCTTTGACATTGTGGAAATACCTCCCAAAACTCCGGATATCGCAACTGGGAAAGGTGAAAATAGCTCAGGTTCCTCCGAAACTGAAAACCAAATGGAAGCCCAGGGAAAGAAAGGAGAGTGTGTGCCTGGGCCAGTAGAGTCTGCTCAAACTGAACCAGTAAGGCGCAAGAGAGTCCCACCTGGTGGATGGTCTACCATTGTGCTGGGGTAA
- the LOC134340747 gene encoding jupiter microtubule associated homolog 2-like, translating to MSKTTTNQDLDSKDRSSSRVMQPPGGESSISLGLEENAKPVHSRPSKTASNIFGPPLQNQPVARRRNPPGGKSSGIFQAATTETPDLKQRRNPPGGKASGIFDIVEIPPKTPDIATGEGENSPGSSETENQMEAQGKKGECVPGPVESAQTEPVRRKRVPPGGWSTIVLG from the coding sequence ATGAGCAAGACAACCACCAACCAAGACCTGGACTCCAAGGATCGCAGCAGTTCCAGGGTGATGCAGCCTCCAGGTGGTGAATCCAGTATCTCATTGGGGCTGGAGGAAAATGCCAAACCAGTGCATTCCCGTCCAAGCAAAACTGCATCCAATATCTTTGGGCCACCATTGCAAAATCAACCTGTGGCTAGAAGAAGGAACCCGCCAGGTGGAAAAAGTAGTGGTATCTTTCAGGCAGCTACCACTGAAACACCTGATCTAAAGCAACGGAGAAATCCTCCTGGTGGCAAGGCAAGTGGCATCTTTGACATTGTGGAAATACCTCCCAAAACTCCGGATATCGCAACTGGGGAAGGTGAAAATAGCCCAGGTTCCTCCGAAACTGAAAACCAAATGGAAGCCCAGGGAAAGAAAGGAGAGTGTGTGCCCGGGCCAGTAGAGTCTGCTCAAACTGAACCAGTAAGGCGCAAGAGAGTCCCACCTGGTGGATGGTCTACCATTGTGCTGGGGTAA
- the LOC134340909 gene encoding jupiter microtubule associated homolog 1-like, whose amino-acid sequence MSSTTTFQGLDSKDRSSSRVMQPPGGESSISLGLEENAKPVHSRPSKTASNTFGPPLQNQPVTRRRNPPGGKSSGIFQAATTETPERKQRRNPPAGKTSGICDIVEIPPKTPDIATGEGENSPGSSETENQMEAQGKRGECVPGPVESAQPEPVRRKRVPPGGWSTIVLG is encoded by the coding sequence ATGAGCAGCACAACAACCTTCCAAGGCCTGGACTCCAAGGATCGCAGCAGTTCCAGGGTGATGCAGCCTCCAGGTGGTGAATCCAGTATCTCATTGGGGCTGGAGGAAAATGCCAAACCAGTGCATTCCCGTCCAAGCAAAACTGCATCCAATACCTTCGGGCCACCATTGCAAAATCAACCTGTGACTAGAAGAAGGAACCCGCCAGGTGGAAAAAGTAGTGGTATCTTTCAGGCAGCTACCACTGAAACACCTGAACGAAAGCAACGGAGAAATCCTCCTGCTGGCAAGACAAGTGGCATCTGTGACATTGTGGAAATACCTCCCAAAACTCCGGATATCGCAACTGGGGAAGGTGAAAATAGCCCAGGTTCCTCCGAAACTGAAAACCAAATGGAAGCCCAGGGAAAGAGAGGAGAGTGTGTGCCTGGGCCAGTAGAGTCTGCTCAACCTGAACCAGTAAGGCGCAAGAGAGTCCCACCTGGTGGATGGTCTACCATTGTGCTGGGGTAA